Proteins encoded together in one Mastomys coucha isolate ucsf_1 unplaced genomic scaffold, UCSF_Mcou_1 pScaffold16, whole genome shotgun sequence window:
- the Slc27a3 gene encoding solute carrier family 27 member 3 isoform X2: protein MAALLLLLPLLLLLPLLLKLDLWPQLRWLPADLAFTVRALRCKRALRARALAAAAADPESPEGGCSLAWRLAHLAREQPTHTFLIHGARRFSYAEAERESNRTARAFLRARGWVGGRRGSGRGSAEEGARVAPVAVDAAAGGTTAPPLAPGATVALLLPAGPEFLWIWFGLAKAGLRTAFVPTALRRGPLLHCLRSCGASALVLATGLPKAARISHLKVLQCQGFYQLCGVHQEDVIYLALPLYHMSGSLLGIVGCLGIGATVVLKPKFSASQFWEDCQKHRVTVFQYIGELCRYLVNQPPSKAECDHKVRLAVGSGLRPDTWERFVRRFGPLQVLETYGMTEGNVATFNYTGQQGAVGRASWLYKHIFPFSLIRYDVMTGEPIRNAQGHCMATSPGEPGLLVAPVSQQSPFLGYAGAPELAQGKLLKDVFWPGDVFFNTGDLLVCDEQGFLHFHDRTGDTFRWKGENVATTEVAEVLESLDFLQEVNIYGVTVPGHEGRAGMAALALRPPQALDLVRLYSHVSENLPPYARPRFLRLQESLATTETFKQQKVRMANEGFDPSVLSDPLYVLDQDIGAYLPLTPARYSALLSGDLRI from the exons ATGGCggccctcctgctgctgctgcccctaCTCttgctgctgcccctgctgctgaaGCTAGACCTCTGGCCTCAGCTGCGCTGGCTGCCGGCCGACCTGGCCTTCACGGTTCGCGCCCTCCGCTGCAAAAGGGCCCTTCGAGCACGCGCGCTGGCCGCAGCGGCCGCCGACCCGGAGAGCCCCGAGGGCGGATGCAGCCTGGCCTGGCGGCTGGCGCACCTGGCCCGGGAGCAGCCGACACACACCTTCCTCATCCACGGCGCGCGGCGCTTCAGCTACGCGGAGGCGGAGCGCGAGAGCAACCGCACTGCTCGCGCCTTCCTGCGCGCACGGGGCTGGGTCGGGGGCCGCCGAGGCTCGGGCAGGGGCAGCGCTGAGGAAGGCGCACGCGTGGCGCCTGTTGCTGTAGACGCGGCTGCCGGAGGGACGACCGCGCCCCCTCTGGCACCGGGGGCAACTGTGGCGCTGCTCCTCCCAGCGGGACCCGAATTCCTATGGATTTGGTTCGGACTAGCCAAAGCTGGCCTGCGCACGGCCTTCGTGCCTACCGCTTTGCGCCGAGGGCCCCTGCTGCACTGCCTCCGCAGCTGCGGTGCGAGCGCGCTCGTGCTAGCCACAG GGCTGCCCAAGGCTGCTCGAATCAGTCATCTGAAGGTCCTGCAGTGCCAGGGATTCTACCAGCTGTGTGGCGTCCACCAGGAAGACGTGATCTACCTCGCACTCCCACTGTACCACATGTCTGGCTCCCTGTTGGGCATTGTGGGCTGCTTGGGCATTG GGGCCACCGTGGTGCTGAAGCCCAAGTTCTCAGCTAGCCAGTTCTGGGAGGATTGCCAGAAGCACAGGGTGACGGTGTTCCAGTACATCGGGGAGTTGTGCCGATACCTCGTCAACCAGCCCCCG AGCAAGGCTGAGTGTGACCATAAGGTGCGCTTGGCAGTGGGCAGCGGGCTGCGCCCAGACACCTGGGAGCGTTTCGTGCGGCGCTTTGGACCTCTGCAGGTACTGGAGACGTATGGCATGACAGAGGGCAACGTGGCTACTTTCAACTACACGGGACAGCAGGGCGCGGTGGGGCGTGCTTCCTGGCTTTACAAG cacatcttccccttctccttgATTCGATATGATGTCATGACAGGGGAACCTATTCGGAATGCCCAGGGGCATTGCATGGCCACATCTCCAG GTGAGCCAGGCCTACTGGTGGCCCCAGTAAGCCAGCAGTCCCCTTTCCTGGGCTATGCTGGGGCTCCGGAGCTGGCCCAGGGCAAGCTGCTGAAGGATGTCTTCTGGCCTGGGGACGTATTCTTCAATACTGGGGACCTCTTGGTCTGTGATGAGCAGGGTTTTCTTCACTTCCACGATCGTACCGGGGACACCTTCAG GTGGAAGGGAGAGAATGTGGCCACAACCGAAGTGGCTGAGGTCTTGGAGTCCCTGGACTTCCTTCAGGAGGTGAACATCTATGGAGTCACGGTGCCAG GGCACGAAGGCAGGGCGGGCATGGCGGCCTTGGCTCTGCGGCCCCCGCAGGCTTTGGACCTTGTGCGGCTCTACAGCCATGTTTCTGAGAACTTGCCACCGTATGCCCGACCTCGATTCCTCAGGCTCCAG GAGTCTTTGGCCACTACTGAGACCTTCAAACAGCAGAAGGTTAGAATGGCAAATGAGGGCTTTGACCCCAGTGTCCTGTCTGATCCCCTCTATGTTCTGGACCAGGATATAGGGGCCTACCTGCCCCTCACACCTGCCCGATACAGTGCCCTCCTGTCTGGAGACCTTCGAATCTGA
- the Slc27a3 gene encoding solute carrier family 27 member 3 isoform X1, with the protein MAALLLLLPLLLLLPLLLKLDLWPQLRWLPADLAFTVRALRCKRALRARALAAAAADPESPEGGCSLAWRLAHLAREQPTHTFLIHGARRFSYAEAERESNRTARAFLRARGWVGGRRGSGRGSAEEGARVAPVAVDAAAGGTTAPPLAPGATVALLLPAGPEFLWIWFGLAKAGLRTAFVPTALRRGPLLHCLRSCGASALVLATEFLESLEPDLPALRAMGLHLWTTGPETNLAGISNLLSEAAAQVDEPVPGYLSAPQNIMDTCLYIFTSGTTGLPKAARISHLKVLQCQGFYQLCGVHQEDVIYLALPLYHMSGSLLGIVGCLGIGATVVLKPKFSASQFWEDCQKHRVTVFQYIGELCRYLVNQPPSKAECDHKVRLAVGSGLRPDTWERFVRRFGPLQVLETYGMTEGNVATFNYTGQQGAVGRASWLYKHIFPFSLIRYDVMTGEPIRNAQGHCMATSPGEPGLLVAPVSQQSPFLGYAGAPELAQGKLLKDVFWPGDVFFNTGDLLVCDEQGFLHFHDRTGDTFRWKGENVATTEVAEVLESLDFLQEVNIYGVTVPGHEGRAGMAALALRPPQALDLVRLYSHVSENLPPYARPRFLRLQESLATTETFKQQKVRMANEGFDPSVLSDPLYVLDQDIGAYLPLTPARYSALLSGDLRI; encoded by the exons ATGGCggccctcctgctgctgctgcccctaCTCttgctgctgcccctgctgctgaaGCTAGACCTCTGGCCTCAGCTGCGCTGGCTGCCGGCCGACCTGGCCTTCACGGTTCGCGCCCTCCGCTGCAAAAGGGCCCTTCGAGCACGCGCGCTGGCCGCAGCGGCCGCCGACCCGGAGAGCCCCGAGGGCGGATGCAGCCTGGCCTGGCGGCTGGCGCACCTGGCCCGGGAGCAGCCGACACACACCTTCCTCATCCACGGCGCGCGGCGCTTCAGCTACGCGGAGGCGGAGCGCGAGAGCAACCGCACTGCTCGCGCCTTCCTGCGCGCACGGGGCTGGGTCGGGGGCCGCCGAGGCTCGGGCAGGGGCAGCGCTGAGGAAGGCGCACGCGTGGCGCCTGTTGCTGTAGACGCGGCTGCCGGAGGGACGACCGCGCCCCCTCTGGCACCGGGGGCAACTGTGGCGCTGCTCCTCCCAGCGGGACCCGAATTCCTATGGATTTGGTTCGGACTAGCCAAAGCTGGCCTGCGCACGGCCTTCGTGCCTACCGCTTTGCGCCGAGGGCCCCTGCTGCACTGCCTCCGCAGCTGCGGTGCGAGCGCGCTCGTGCTAGCCACAG AGTTCCTCGAGTCCCTGGAGCCAGACCTGCCGGCCTTGAGAGCCATGGGGCTCCACCTATGGACGACGGGCCCTGAAACTAATCTTGCTGGAATTAGCAATTTGCTGTCAGAGGCAGCAGCCCAAGTGGATGAGCCAGTGCCGGGGTACCTCTCTGCCCCCCAGAACATAATGGACACCTGCCTGTACATCTTTACCTCCGGCACTACTG GGCTGCCCAAGGCTGCTCGAATCAGTCATCTGAAGGTCCTGCAGTGCCAGGGATTCTACCAGCTGTGTGGCGTCCACCAGGAAGACGTGATCTACCTCGCACTCCCACTGTACCACATGTCTGGCTCCCTGTTGGGCATTGTGGGCTGCTTGGGCATTG GGGCCACCGTGGTGCTGAAGCCCAAGTTCTCAGCTAGCCAGTTCTGGGAGGATTGCCAGAAGCACAGGGTGACGGTGTTCCAGTACATCGGGGAGTTGTGCCGATACCTCGTCAACCAGCCCCCG AGCAAGGCTGAGTGTGACCATAAGGTGCGCTTGGCAGTGGGCAGCGGGCTGCGCCCAGACACCTGGGAGCGTTTCGTGCGGCGCTTTGGACCTCTGCAGGTACTGGAGACGTATGGCATGACAGAGGGCAACGTGGCTACTTTCAACTACACGGGACAGCAGGGCGCGGTGGGGCGTGCTTCCTGGCTTTACAAG cacatcttccccttctccttgATTCGATATGATGTCATGACAGGGGAACCTATTCGGAATGCCCAGGGGCATTGCATGGCCACATCTCCAG GTGAGCCAGGCCTACTGGTGGCCCCAGTAAGCCAGCAGTCCCCTTTCCTGGGCTATGCTGGGGCTCCGGAGCTGGCCCAGGGCAAGCTGCTGAAGGATGTCTTCTGGCCTGGGGACGTATTCTTCAATACTGGGGACCTCTTGGTCTGTGATGAGCAGGGTTTTCTTCACTTCCACGATCGTACCGGGGACACCTTCAG GTGGAAGGGAGAGAATGTGGCCACAACCGAAGTGGCTGAGGTCTTGGAGTCCCTGGACTTCCTTCAGGAGGTGAACATCTATGGAGTCACGGTGCCAG GGCACGAAGGCAGGGCGGGCATGGCGGCCTTGGCTCTGCGGCCCCCGCAGGCTTTGGACCTTGTGCGGCTCTACAGCCATGTTTCTGAGAACTTGCCACCGTATGCCCGACCTCGATTCCTCAGGCTCCAG GAGTCTTTGGCCACTACTGAGACCTTCAAACAGCAGAAGGTTAGAATGGCAAATGAGGGCTTTGACCCCAGTGTCCTGTCTGATCCCCTCTATGTTCTGGACCAGGATATAGGGGCCTACCTGCCCCTCACACCTGCCCGATACAGTGCCCTCCTGTCTGGAGACCTTCGAATCTGA